The Denticeps clupeoides chromosome 5, fDenClu1.1, whole genome shotgun sequence genome includes a region encoding these proteins:
- the clcn4 gene encoding H(+)/Cl(-) exchange transporter 4 codes for MDGDGISSATPTEEMNGSGNLMDFLDEPFPDVGTYEDFHTIDWLREKSRDTDRHRKITSKSKESIWEFIKSLLDAWSGWVVMLLIGLLSGTLAGVIDLAVDWMTDLKEGICLSALWYSHEQCCWTSNETTFDDRDKCPEWLKWAELMTGHSEGAGAYLLNYFLYILWALFFSFLAVSLVRVFAPYACGSGIPEIKTILSGFIIRGYLGKWTLLIKTVTLVLAVSSGLSLGKEGPLVHVACCCGNLFCSLFSKYSKNEGKRREVLSAAAAAGVSVAFGAPIGGVLFSLEEVSYYFPLKTLWRSFFAALVAAFTLRSINPFGNNRLVLFYVEYHTPWYMAELVPFILLGVFGGLWGTLFIRANIAWCRRRKTTQLGKYPVLEVIVVTGITAILAYPNPYTRRSTSELISELFNDCGALESSQLCDYYNNPNMTRPVDDIPDRPAGPGVYTALWQLALALIFKIVITIFTFGMKIPSGLFIPSMAVGAIAGRIVGIAVEQMAYHHHDWIIFKNWCRPGADCVTPGLYAMVGAAACLGGVTRMTVSLVVIMFELTGGLEYIVPLMAAAVTSKWVADAFGKEGIYEAHIQLNGYPYLDQDEFTHRTLATDVMRPRRSEPPLAVLTQDSTTVEDVETLIKDTDYNGFPVVVSRESERLIGFVQRRDLTLAIKNARQKQDGVVSNSVVYFTEDAPQLAPNNPQPLKLRRILNLSPFTVTDHTPMETVVDIFRKLGLRQCLVTRSGRLLGIITKKDVLRHMAQMMNQDPESIMFN; via the exons ATGGACGGGGACG GTATAAGCAGTGCCACTCCCACCGAGGAGATGAACGGCTCGGGAAACCTGATGGACTTCCTGGACGAACCGTTCCCAGATGTGGGGACGTACGAGGACTTCCACACCATTGACTGGCTTCGGGAGAAATCCAGAGACACTGACCGCCACAGGAAG ATCACCAGTAAAAGCAAGGAGTCAATCTGGGAGTTTATTAAGAGTCTTCTAGATGCCTGGTCAGGTTGGGTGGTGATGCTTCTCATCGGATTGTTGTCAG GTACCCTGGCTGGTGTCATTGATCTGGCGGTAGACTGGATGACTGATTTGAAGGAGGGCATTTGTCTGTCTGCACTTTGGTACAGTCACGAACAGTGCTGCTGGACCTCAAATGAGACAACGTTTGATGACCGTGACAAGTGTCCAGAGTGGCTGAAATGGGCTGAACTCATGACCGGTCACTCTGAG GGAGCAGGAGCATATTTGTTGAATTATTTCCTGTATATTCTGTGGGcacttttcttctcctttttggctGTGTCTCTGGTGCGAGTGTTCGCTCCATATGCCTGCGGCTCTGGAATACCAGAA ataaaAACAATCCTCAGTGGCTTCATCATCCGTGGCTATCTGGGGAAATGGACGCTGTTGATAAAGACAGTGACACTTGTGCTGGCCGTGTCATCGGGCCTCAGTCTGGGAAAGGAGGGACCTCTTGTCCATGTCGCTTGTTGCTGCGGAAACCTCTTTTGCAGCCTCTTCTCCAAGTACAGCAAGAATGAGGGCAAGCGCAGAGAG GTGTTATCTGCTGCAGCTGCCGCTGGAGTGTCTGTAGCTTTTGGTGCCCCAATAGGAGGGGTACTCTTCAGTCTGGAAGAG GTGAGCTACTACTTTCCCCTGAAGACCTTGTGGAGGtccttctttgctgcccttgtTGCAGCATTCACTCTGCGTTCCATTAACCCCTTCGGCAACAACCGTTTGGTGCTGTTTTATGTCGAATACCACACACCCTGGTACATGGCTGAGCTGGTGCCCTTTATTTTGCTGGGAGTCTTTGGTGGCTTATGGGGCACACTTTTCATCCGAGCCAATATTGCCTGGTGTCGTCGGCGTAAGACCACCCAGCTGGGGAAGTATCCTGTACTGGAGGTGATAGTGGTGACTGGCATCACTGCCATCCTGGCATATCCAAACCCCTACACCCGGCGCAGCACTAGCGAGCTCATTTCTGAGCTCTTCAATGACTGTGGTGCCCTGGAGTCATCCCAGCTCTGTGATTACTACAACAACCCAAACATGACCCGGCCTGTGGATGATATCCCGGACCGCCCTGCAGGGCCCGGGGTCTACACTGCTCTCTGGCAGCTGGCACTGGCACTCATCTTTAAGATTGTCATCACCATCTTTACATTTGGCATGAAG ATTCCCTCTGGGCTGTTTATTCCTAGCATGGCAGTAGGAGCTATTGCAGGCCGTATTGTGGGAATAGCAGTGGAGCAGATGGCATACCATCACCATGACTGGATCATTTTTAAGAACTGGTGCCGCCCTGGAGCGGACTGTGTAACCCCGGGCCTTTATGCCATGGTTGGTGCAGCTGCATGCTTGG GTGGGGTGACACGTATGACAGTTTCTTTGGTGGTAATCATGTTTGAATTAACTGGGGGCCTGGAGTACATTGTTCCTCTAATGGCAGCTGCTGTCACCAGCAAATGGGTGGCAGACGCCTTTGGAAAAGAGGGTATCTATGAAGCCCATATTCAATTGAATGGCTATCCATACTTGGACCAGGATGAGTTCACACACCGCACATTGGCTACAGATGTAATGCGGCCTCGACGCAGTGAGCCACCACTGGCTGTCCTCACACAGGACAGCACCACTGTGGAGGATGTAGAGACGCTCATAAAAGACACCGATTACAATGGCTTTCCTGTGGTAGTCTCTCGCGAGTCTGAGAGGCTTATTGGATTCGTCCAGCGAAGAGACCTCACCCTCGCCATCA AGAATGCTCGTCAGAAGCAGGACGGTGTAGTGAGTAATTCGGTGGTGTACTTCACGGAAGATGCGCCCCAGCTGGCACCCAACAACCCTCAGCCCCTGAAGCTCAGACGCATCCTGAACCTCAGCCCTTTCACAGTCACTGACCACACGCCTATGGAGACTGTGGTGGACATCTTCCGCAAACTGGGACTCAGGCAGTGCCTGGTCACTCGCAGCGG CCGTTTATTGGGAATCATCACAAAAAAGGATGTCCTCCGACACATGGCTCAGATGATGAACCAGGATCCAGAGTCCATCATGTTCAATTAG
- the LOC114791041 gene encoding putative claudin-24: MDTSVCILELLGVFFSIGAWLCSLATTIMSQWLTLSTDLLPAESYELGLWETCVIQDLGILQCRPYDSLLGLPPDIKLARILMCATVATGFLGLLLAIPGIYLVNSCKGTETIRAKRVLKMFGGILCLAAGILGIIPVSYIAHLTVLRFFDESVPDVVPRWEFGDALFCGWTAGLLHLVAGSLLVTSCVYLQDEPCTLPVTLQRNRGGIQHSYRKRSEMKTSKRPVRPASNMSGCIAVVGCI; encoded by the exons ATGGATACAAGCGTGTGCATTCTGGAGCTCCTGGGGGTTTTCTTCTCTATTGGAGCCTGGCTCTGCTCATTGGCCACCACCATCATGTCGCAGTGGCTGACCCTGTCAACCGACCTGCTCCCAGCTGAGAGCTACGAGCTGGGCCTGTGGGAGACATGCGTCATTCAGGACCTGGGCATACTGCAGTGCCGACCATATGACAGCCTTCTGGGTCTCCCGCCAGACATCAAGCTGGCCCGAATACTCATGTGCGCAACTGTGGCTACTGGCTTTCTCGGGCTGCTGCTCGCCATTCCAGGCATCTACTTGGTCAACAGCTGTAAGGGGACAGAAACCATTCGGGCAAAGAGAGTTTTGAAGATGTTTGGGGGTATCCTCTGCCTTGCAGCTGGCATCCTGGGTATTATCCCTGTGTCATATATAGCCCACCTGACCGTGCTGCGTTTTTTTGACGAGTCAGTGCCAGATGTGGTGCCACGCTGGGAGTTCGGTGATGCTCTTTTCTGTGGCTGGACAGCGGGCTTATTGCACTTGGTGGCTGGCTCGCTACTGGTGACATCCTGTGTTTATTTACAGGATGAGCCCTGTACTCTGCCTGTGACTTTACAGAGGAATAGGGGTGGCATTCAGCACTCATACAGAAAACGCTCTGA GATGAAAACGTCAAAAAGGCCAGTGAGACCAGCATCAAATATGTCTGGATGTATAGCCGTGGTTGGATGCATTTGA
- the LOC114790001 gene encoding claudin-34-like: MVYLAHTAHPQYAAMWLGAVGWILTVVTTGLVEWRVWVVADVSVITSGMVWVGIWRVCFFSHILVSPELRVMFCQKMRLSDAFTPWEIAVAQVLMMVAAVLGLLASASVIYGLRNIFFGLDKKIHILVAFSLGGVLYLLTAVCSLIPLCLNFNSVVQNQTIAFPDIFHVPPAPVEQHVGGGIAVGISASIMMVTSGIVFLTYQFPLKMDYQIQSSWPAKPQDSNPVFALSSPLSLVCSKDRNKVCGGKDNLAFESQKHA; this comes from the coding sequence ATGGTCTACCTGGCTCACACAGCTCATCCCCAGTATGCAGCAATGTGGCTGGGAGCCGTTGGATGGATCCTTACAGTGGTCACCACTGGACTGGTGGAATGGAGGGTCTGGGTTGTGGCTGACGTTTCCGTGATCACATCAGGAATGGTCTGGGTGGGTATCTGGAGAGTCTGCTTCTTCAGTCACATCCTAGTCAGCCCAGAGCTTCGGGTGATGTTCTGCCAGAAGATGAGACTCTCAGACGCATTCACTCCATGGGAGATTGCTGTGGCTCAAGTGCTCATGATGGTAGCGGCAGTCTTGGGACTCCTTGCCAGTGCCAGCGTGATCTACGGTCTGAGAAACATATTCTTTGGATTGGACAAGAAAATACACATATTGGTTGCCTTTTCATTGGGTGGTGTTCTGTACCTCTTGACTGCTGTATGTTCTCTCATACCACTCTGTCTCAATTTTAACTCAGTGGTGCAAAACCAGACAATTGCCTTCCCTGACATATTCCACGTACCTCCTGCCCCTGTCGAACAGCATGTAGGGGGTGGCATCGCTGTAGGAATATCTGCCAGTATAATGATGGTTACCAGTGGAATTGTGTTTTTAACCTACCAGTTTCCTCTCAAAATGGATTACCAAATCCAGTCGTCATGGCCAGCAAAGCCTCAAGACTCAAATCCGGTTTTTGCCCTCTCTTCACCGCTGTCTCTGGTATGTAGTAAAGACAGAAACAAAGTCTGCGGTGGCAAGGACAACCTAGCCTTTGAATCTCAAAAGCATGCATAG